A window of the Fibrobacter sp. UWH6 genome harbors these coding sequences:
- a CDS encoding glycoside hydrolase family 9 protein: MPFFVVPVLLLATALFAVEQEQPTPYDLIRPIWPMTWDTAATDEGGTVQSFSKYVPNAKKHNTVPAVGSMPQDFVPNGLIPDSLNQAFRDAQNLRIGRIRINQAGYLPDDPEMQFYYVSDGNCTETYSVVDLDGNEVAKGGTFMSSGLTTTSSWNIKAGTDAATANQGRYTSSADAPEGKVCIGNLTQLAGGLAQDTRYRVKVLKQYSSTFIISPRVYSMVRDALLKFYGVNRSGNSESWFHKPSHTKDGGGPVVNNITAGAAATPISPKEGDLQGGWYDCGDHLKESYTQAYAFMVLAITAAGNPDRDDDNYAYNHAETVNTDGIPDILREAKHGADYFLRAYRVAGGIVDNMPVSVGNFGADHGWWGRPENQDALPATLKGRGGPHERDVRLGELGANVSSEIAAGLAILGKEYAFYDKAFADSCKMAAVAIYEFARALALDQPTYGNGLKFNNNKEKGEWGTPAYSGSNSYIDDISIAAVALHYGTYPDSGMKYLNDAVEDKTIGTDQEPGVGFFRGGWMAAKRDGMRKSSNTDWANVQTYALYGFYKLLLKNDSISTHYGITHDERLWYAENVAFMLANNVAARSGTGSTSIPIPNPSDGTKNVSASDLWYQMQTQMAWIYNRYQAGNIFDVFAYADVTKDLEGVRLPQKGVQNWNSEKMKQLGINQLNYLFGVNPWDISFMIGVGDKSDNHPHHRAANPEGKNMPGAGYTYKPPVGALFGGVPPEGDNEWDPSTLSWEDYYKSETCIDATAMFLAAASAAIKEEDRNRAPSEINVEIRYVGYNSAIIKVGQDVRGPAMILYSTNETGPFNTPVKDTINSVTHEFNLTELQNGTTYYFKVISINARSEAYTTKWLVDSTSTPFSFTTLVSPPGDADIQNVKICNLTADTAEVMWYTPNGQYESKVYWDTEVKPYDQMICPGAAAQSCDIVGNADVSGIPTSFHYVKFGDLEEQTTYYYCVESNGSIRCNDDKGQPLKFTTPVTRYNFDVSVYQYEFGGMDFLNLNLINNEDRQFDNIELRLYVTAKPEEIEAVPGVNNQPGTCPLLIDSDICQAYDEAGFNRPCVNAAGENVDDSLRYYLRHAVPVKLEDTYNPATGEYDWYIPIPLGGTLIKSSSRMRVDVGFSSGIYQNNMCETLRTPGKKRFLVPNTKDWTWMAHSREVDGADYAGVPSWEKDQGDIEQAPVNPYIAVYRKGEFISGFSPSYDEMINKRANYEITMSFDAPFNVSNGSYIQIDSTTSTMHVKGQAFITESGYVNSIWVNGVALTNEQLAKAAIYDNSTGRYALDIPVKLTIGTNKVDITVFAGPDPSCSYCVENGGCAFINRSYYIQFSKGDRTQSSLLLIAQDGNSVSSPAPIDGSNKFHIELRDKDNRNNSTVTVSVHNSRTKDSAIVTLKRTDENLGYFSSDMLNASASEGGLPHIPFYGGDTIMVKYVDAEDEDDRDSAWFYAEATKPTPKEAVVQNNVCTLTGDALTSATLTVSFDNASFDGTDIIMDSMIVVMESEGSSEGDRFTLVPTATVTGKEISFSVADSLVGANPVGKVIVYMREKGTASSAEVALTDRVKPKLTSVSILENEDHVNAQDTLKLVFSEPVNIVDTKSWPLSVYENQTAVDLSSIKVVSAKTDDNGKSWQYVIEGNENFAVKAGKQAEVPQAFNITDLFGNKLATCAPVTIIEAVRPVPVQYAKITDVTGDGQPDEIYVEFVRALRDKDIPDTIDVYWGNPAVYQAFTMPVNGWTMEKIEAGTVTIYDTKLDSANGTWIKGSIQKTCVEFKDIIVVETDTTWNYTYPANDSTLAPTDSTVLKVDTTSTMTKQTCSTYETKQDSTFVPKIDTLGTKDSILYHSIIRVAVEKGIYKNMTYGSNKDPKTNEYKGTVRPRLGPIESQISDNTADLHDNCAPILLSAQWRGFDIGDEERGSQDEVNLTFSEPIDTVYQPRVVERSREGAAGVFYSPMNTPTLAMILSSGSSSIRLSYMHKEAAAIWIGDSLRMVSDISLGTLRDMAGNFPGQETPWVPVTGSVSNVKFTIVSTEPVTKSRNNYDVYYGGTPFAKGENFRLTAKNKAGETIILAAGDNVLNKVGSAPIPNYKSAGPVFEIEVALPFGNTREYGLGFDLSIFTNIGAYVINTHYADSTKYLKDFISAGSTITFYLEWCAPEDYPMSADGKKIGTGPYIAKFKTHASSTVFPEVKEAGDTREDISGSDTFTKTFGFRRIKQ, translated from the coding sequence ATGCCGTTTTTTGTTGTACCCGTATTGTTGCTAGCGACAGCGTTGTTCGCTGTAGAACAGGAGCAACCGACCCCGTACGATCTGATTCGACCTATTTGGCCGATGACGTGGGATACCGCCGCTACTGATGAAGGCGGTACCGTACAGAGTTTTAGTAAGTACGTGCCCAACGCAAAGAAGCACAATACTGTGCCCGCAGTCGGTTCCATGCCTCAGGACTTCGTTCCCAACGGACTGATTCCTGACTCCCTGAACCAGGCATTCCGCGACGCGCAAAACCTCCGCATCGGTCGTATCCGTATTAACCAGGCAGGCTACCTGCCCGACGATCCGGAAATGCAGTTCTACTACGTTTCTGACGGAAACTGTACCGAAACCTATTCCGTCGTTGACCTGGATGGTAACGAAGTGGCCAAGGGTGGTACCTTCATGTCGTCTGGTCTGACAACGACCTCTTCCTGGAACATTAAGGCTGGTACCGACGCCGCAACAGCCAACCAGGGCCGCTATACATCCTCTGCCGACGCTCCCGAAGGCAAGGTCTGTATCGGTAACCTGACCCAGCTTGCCGGTGGCCTCGCCCAGGACACCCGCTACCGCGTGAAGGTCCTCAAGCAGTACTCATCAACATTCATCATCAGCCCCCGCGTTTACTCCATGGTTCGCGACGCCTTGCTGAAGTTCTACGGCGTCAACCGAAGCGGTAACTCTGAATCCTGGTTCCACAAGCCCAGCCATACCAAGGATGGTGGTGGCCCCGTGGTCAACAACATTACCGCTGGTGCAGCAGCAACCCCCATCTCCCCCAAGGAAGGCGACCTCCAAGGTGGCTGGTACGACTGCGGTGACCATCTTAAGGAATCTTACACCCAGGCTTATGCATTCATGGTTCTTGCCATTACCGCCGCCGGCAACCCGGATCGCGACGATGACAACTACGCCTACAACCACGCCGAAACAGTCAACACCGACGGTATTCCCGACATTCTCCGCGAAGCCAAGCATGGTGCAGACTACTTCCTGAGAGCTTACCGCGTAGCTGGCGGCATTGTAGACAATATGCCTGTTTCTGTGGGTAACTTCGGCGCTGACCACGGCTGGTGGGGCAGACCGGAAAACCAGGACGCCCTTCCCGCAACCTTGAAGGGTAGAGGAGGTCCTCATGAACGTGACGTCCGTCTGGGTGAACTGGGCGCCAACGTTTCTAGTGAAATTGCAGCAGGTCTCGCTATTCTCGGTAAGGAATACGCCTTCTACGACAAGGCTTTCGCCGACTCCTGTAAGATGGCAGCCGTAGCTATCTATGAATTCGCAAGAGCTCTCGCTCTGGACCAGCCGACCTACGGCAATGGTTTGAAGTTCAACAACAACAAGGAAAAGGGCGAATGGGGCACTCCCGCCTATAGCGGAAGCAACTCCTACATCGACGATATCAGTATCGCAGCAGTAGCCCTGCATTATGGAACCTACCCCGATTCCGGTATGAAGTACCTTAACGATGCCGTAGAAGACAAGACCATCGGTACCGATCAGGAACCTGGCGTAGGCTTCTTCCGCGGTGGCTGGATGGCAGCCAAGCGTGACGGTATGCGTAAGAGCAGTAACACCGACTGGGCAAACGTTCAGACCTACGCCCTGTACGGTTTCTACAAGCTCCTCCTCAAGAACGACAGTATTTCTACCCATTACGGAATCACTCACGACGAACGTCTCTGGTATGCAGAAAACGTCGCCTTCATGTTGGCTAACAACGTAGCAGCCCGTTCCGGCACAGGCTCCACCTCTATTCCTATTCCGAACCCCAGCGATGGAACCAAGAACGTTTCTGCAAGCGACCTCTGGTACCAGATGCAGACTCAGATGGCCTGGATTTACAACCGCTACCAGGCAGGCAACATCTTTGACGTGTTCGCATACGCAGACGTAACCAAGGACCTGGAAGGAGTTAGACTTCCCCAGAAGGGCGTTCAGAACTGGAATTCCGAAAAGATGAAGCAGCTCGGTATCAACCAGCTGAACTACCTCTTCGGTGTGAACCCCTGGGATATTTCCTTTATGATCGGCGTGGGCGACAAGAGCGACAACCACCCCCATCATCGTGCAGCAAACCCCGAAGGCAAGAACATGCCGGGTGCTGGTTATACCTATAAGCCCCCTGTAGGCGCCTTGTTCGGCGGTGTTCCTCCCGAAGGCGACAACGAATGGGATCCGTCTACCCTGAGCTGGGAAGACTACTACAAGTCTGAAACCTGTATCGACGCAACCGCAATGTTCCTTGCCGCAGCCTCTGCCGCCATCAAGGAAGAAGATCGCAACCGCGCACCTTCCGAAATCAATGTGGAAATTCGTTACGTCGGCTATAACAGCGCAATCATCAAGGTTGGCCAGGATGTCCGCGGCCCCGCAATGATTCTGTACAGCACCAACGAAACTGGTCCTTTCAATACTCCGGTCAAGGACACCATCAACAGTGTCACTCACGAATTCAACCTGACTGAACTCCAGAACGGAACCACTTACTACTTCAAGGTCATTTCCATTAACGCACGTAGTGAAGCCTACACCACCAAGTGGCTTGTAGACAGCACCAGCACCCCCTTCTCCTTCACGACGCTCGTAAGCCCTCCGGGCGATGCCGATATCCAGAACGTCAAGATCTGTAACCTGACTGCAGATACCGCCGAAGTCATGTGGTACACTCCTAACGGTCAGTACGAATCCAAGGTATACTGGGATACCGAAGTCAAACCCTACGACCAGATGATCTGCCCGGGTGCAGCAGCCCAAAGTTGCGACATCGTCGGCAACGCTGACGTTTCCGGCATCCCCACCAGTTTCCATTACGTCAAGTTCGGCGACCTGGAAGAACAGACTACCTATTATTACTGCGTCGAAAGTAACGGTTCCATCCGCTGCAACGACGACAAGGGTCAGCCCCTCAAGTTCACCACCCCCGTTACCCGCTACAACTTTGATGTCAGCGTCTATCAGTATGAATTCGGTGGAATGGACTTCCTGAACCTGAACCTTATCAATAATGAAGACCGTCAATTCGACAATATCGAACTGCGTCTCTACGTGACTGCAAAGCCCGAAGAAATCGAAGCTGTTCCTGGCGTGAACAACCAGCCGGGTACTTGCCCGCTGCTGATCGACTCCGATATCTGCCAGGCTTACGATGAAGCAGGCTTCAACAGACCTTGCGTAAATGCCGCAGGCGAAAACGTTGACGACTCTCTCCGCTATTACTTGCGTCATGCCGTTCCTGTCAAGCTGGAAGACACCTACAACCCGGCAACGGGAGAATACGACTGGTACATTCCTATCCCGCTGGGCGGAACTCTCATCAAGTCCTCTTCTCGTATGCGTGTTGACGTAGGCTTCTCTTCTGGTATCTATCAGAACAACATGTGCGAAACACTGCGTACTCCTGGCAAGAAGCGCTTCCTCGTCCCCAATACCAAGGACTGGACCTGGATGGCCCACTCTCGTGAAGTTGACGGTGCCGACTACGCAGGTGTTCCTTCCTGGGAAAAGGACCAGGGCGATATTGAACAGGCTCCTGTGAACCCCTACATTGCAGTTTACCGCAAGGGCGAATTCATTTCTGGTTTTAGCCCCTCTTACGACGAAATGATTAACAAGCGCGCCAACTACGAAATCACGATGAGTTTTGACGCCCCCTTCAACGTATCTAACGGTTCCTACATCCAGATTGACTCTACCACCAGCACCATGCATGTCAAGGGTCAGGCATTCATCACCGAAAGCGGTTACGTGAATTCCATCTGGGTAAACGGTGTCGCGCTGACCAACGAACAGCTGGCCAAGGCAGCCATTTACGACAATTCTACCGGTCGTTATGCCCTGGATATTCCGGTCAAGCTGACCATCGGTACCAACAAGGTTGACATTACCGTATTTGCAGGCCCGGATCCGTCATGTTCCTACTGCGTAGAAAACGGTGGTTGCGCCTTTATCAACCGTTCCTACTACATCCAGTTCAGCAAGGGTGACCGCACTCAGAGTTCTCTGTTGCTCATTGCCCAGGATGGAAATTCCGTCTCTAGTCCGGCTCCGATCGATGGTTCCAACAAGTTCCATATCGAACTCCGCGACAAGGACAACCGCAACAATTCAACGGTAACCGTTTCTGTGCATAATTCCCGCACAAAGGATTCCGCAATTGTAACCCTGAAGAGAACTGACGAAAATCTCGGTTACTTCAGCAGCGATATGCTCAACGCCTCTGCTAGCGAAGGAGGCCTCCCCCACATTCCGTTCTACGGCGGCGACACCATCATGGTGAAATACGTCGACGCAGAAGATGAAGATGACCGCGATTCTGCCTGGTTCTACGCTGAAGCCACCAAGCCGACCCCGAAGGAAGCAGTCGTGCAGAACAATGTCTGTACTTTGACTGGCGATGCCCTGACAAGTGCAACATTGACCGTAAGCTTCGACAACGCCTCCTTTGACGGCACCGACATCATCATGGATAGTATGATTGTGGTTATGGAATCTGAAGGCTCCTCCGAAGGCGATAGATTCACCCTAGTTCCCACAGCAACGGTTACAGGCAAGGAAATATCATTCTCCGTCGCAGACTCCCTGGTTGGTGCTAACCCCGTCGGCAAGGTGATTGTCTACATGCGAGAAAAGGGCACTGCAAGTTCTGCAGAAGTCGCTCTCACCGATCGCGTAAAGCCCAAGTTGACCAGCGTCTCTATCCTCGAAAACGAAGATCATGTGAATGCTCAGGATACCCTGAAGCTGGTATTCTCTGAACCGGTCAATATTGTTGATACCAAGAGCTGGCCTCTCTCCGTATACGAAAACCAGACTGCCGTGGATTTGAGTTCCATCAAGGTTGTCTCGGCAAAGACGGATGACAACGGCAAGAGCTGGCAGTACGTTATCGAAGGAAACGAAAACTTCGCAGTCAAGGCAGGTAAGCAGGCTGAAGTTCCCCAGGCCTTCAACATTACAGACCTGTTTGGCAATAAGCTCGCAACTTGCGCCCCCGTGACCATCATCGAAGCCGTTCGCCCCGTTCCCGTTCAGTACGCAAAGATTACTGACGTTACTGGCGATGGACAGCCCGATGAGATCTACGTGGAATTCGTAAGGGCTCTCCGCGACAAGGACATCCCGGACACCATCGATGTATACTGGGGTAACCCGGCAGTATACCAGGCATTCACTATGCCTGTTAACGGCTGGACCATGGAGAAAATCGAAGCAGGAACCGTTACGATCTACGACACAAAGCTGGACTCCGCAAACGGTACCTGGATCAAGGGTAGCATTCAGAAGACCTGTGTTGAATTCAAGGATATCATTGTTGTAGAAACAGATACTACCTGGAACTACACTTATCCTGCCAATGATTCTACGCTCGCGCCCACCGACAGTACCGTATTGAAGGTCGATACCACTTCTACAATGACAAAGCAGACCTGCTCTACCTACGAAACCAAGCAGGATTCCACTTTCGTCCCGAAGATCGACACCCTGGGAACCAAGGATTCTATTCTCTACCACTCCATCATCCGTGTGGCTGTTGAGAAGGGCATCTACAAGAATATGACCTACGGTTCCAACAAGGATCCCAAGACCAACGAATACAAGGGTACCGTGCGTCCCCGTCTCGGCCCCATTGAAAGCCAGATTTCCGACAATACTGCAGACCTCCATGATAACTGCGCCCCGATTCTCCTTTCTGCTCAGTGGCGAGGCTTCGACATCGGTGACGAGGAAAGAGGTTCTCAGGATGAAGTCAATCTGACCTTCTCTGAACCGATTGACACCGTATATCAGCCCCGCGTGGTGGAAAGAAGCCGCGAAGGTGCCGCAGGCGTATTCTACAGCCCCATGAATACTCCGACCCTCGCAATGATTCTTTCTTCTGGATCTTCCTCGATCCGTCTGAGTTACATGCATAAGGAAGCAGCAGCCATCTGGATTGGCGACTCCCTCCGCATGGTTTCTGACATAAGCCTCGGCACTCTCAGAGATATGGCAGGAAACTTCCCGGGACAGGAAACTCCCTGGGTCCCCGTCACCGGATCTGTATCCAACGTGAAGTTCACAATTGTCTCTACCGAACCGGTTACCAAGTCCAGAAACAATTATGATGTTTACTACGGCGGCACACCTTTTGCAAAGGGCGAAAACTTCCGTCTGACCGCAAAGAACAAGGCTGGCGAGACCATCATCCTGGCTGCAGGCGACAACGTACTCAACAAGGTAGGTTCCGCTCCGATTCCTAACTACAAGAGCGCAGGCCCTGTATTCGAAATCGAAGTCGCACTGCCCTTCGGCAACACCCGTGAATACGGTTTGGGCTTTGACCTGAGCATCTTTACAAACATCGGTGCCTATGTCATTAACACCCATTATGCCGATTCCACCAAGTACCTCAAGGATTTCATCTCTGCAGGTAGCACAATCACCTTCTATCTGGAATGGTGCGCTCCTGAAGATTACCCCATGAGTGCCGACGGAAAGAAGATTGGTACTGGTCCTTACATCGCCAAGTTCAAGACCCATGCCTCTAGCACGGTCTTCCCGGAAGTTAAGGAAGCTGGCGACACCAGAGAAGACATCAGCGGTTCTGACACCTTCACCAAGACCTTCGGGTTTAGGCGAATCAAGCAGTAA
- a CDS encoding pseudouridine synthase, with the protein MSTVILFNKPFGVLSQFTPESGHPALDTFGFPPGVYAAGRLDHDSEGALLLTDNGKLIKKLLDPKFEHPRTYLAQVDGQITEEAVRRLAAGVDIKGYHTKPCKARIVPAPDWIWDRNPPVRFRANIPTSWVELTLIEGKNRQVRHMTAAVGFPTLRLVRVKIGNIPLGDLQPGEWRVVTEKVI; encoded by the coding sequence ATGTCTACCGTCATCCTGTTCAACAAGCCTTTTGGCGTATTAAGCCAGTTCACGCCGGAGTCGGGTCACCCCGCTCTGGACACCTTCGGCTTTCCGCCCGGAGTGTACGCTGCTGGCCGCCTGGATCATGACAGCGAAGGCGCCTTGTTGCTGACCGATAACGGCAAGCTCATCAAGAAACTTCTGGACCCCAAGTTCGAACATCCTCGCACTTATCTCGCGCAAGTTGACGGACAAATTACCGAAGAAGCCGTGCGACGCCTCGCCGCTGGAGTAGACATCAAGGGGTATCATACCAAGCCCTGCAAGGCCCGCATCGTGCCAGCACCAGACTGGATCTGGGACCGCAATCCGCCGGTCCGTTTCCGCGCCAACATTCCCACTAGCTGGGTAGAGCTGACTCTCATTGAAGGAAAAAACCGTCAAGTCCGTCACATGACCGCCGCAGTGGGCTTCCCTACCCTGCGTCTGGTCCGCGTGAAAATCGGGAACATTCCCCTTGGCGATTTACAGCCTGGTGAATGGCGGGTTGTGACCGAGAAAGTGATTTAA
- a CDS encoding fumarate hydratase translates to MAFKYEATVQHTGDTTEYVNLGKEGVSVAEFEGKKILKVSKEALTKIAQAAFEEVSFRLRPAHTQKVAKILQDPEASDNDKFVALTLLKNACVAAKGVLPFCQDTGTAICVAHKGQQVWTGCDDFEAISEGIYNAYTTKNLRYSQIAPLTMYEEKNTACNLPAQIDIHAEEGADMKFLFVAKGGGSANKTYYWPMTKALLTPKNLEKFISEKVKTLGTAACPPYHLAIVIGGTSAEMNTHTVKLASCGYYDDLPTTGSEGGRMFRDVEMEEKVLHICQKTGIGAQFGGKYLVHDVRVIRCPRHAASCPVSIGVSCSADRNIKAKIDENGLWLEKMEHNPEQYLPKGEAKIAAAVEIDLDRPMKDVCAELTKYPVATRLNLKGTMIVARDMAHAKIAEILDKQEAGQELSDIEKKVLEVVSNHPIYYAGPAKTPEGMPTGSFGPTTAGRMDPYVMRFQSKGHSMIMVAKGNRSQDVTDACQKFGGFYLGSIGGPAAILAEQNILSNDIVAFPELGMEAIRKITIKDFPAFILVDDKGNDFFKGLL, encoded by the coding sequence ATGGCATTCAAGTACGAAGCAACCGTACAGCACACCGGTGACACCACCGAATACGTCAACTTGGGCAAGGAAGGCGTTTCCGTAGCCGAATTCGAAGGCAAGAAGATCCTGAAGGTTTCCAAGGAAGCCCTCACCAAGATCGCTCAGGCCGCATTTGAAGAAGTCAGCTTCCGTCTCCGTCCGGCTCACACCCAGAAGGTGGCAAAGATCCTCCAGGATCCCGAAGCTTCCGACAACGACAAGTTTGTTGCTCTCACCCTCCTGAAGAATGCCTGCGTTGCTGCCAAGGGCGTGCTCCCGTTCTGCCAGGATACCGGTACCGCTATCTGCGTCGCCCACAAGGGTCAGCAGGTCTGGACTGGCTGCGATGATTTCGAAGCCATCTCCGAAGGTATCTACAATGCCTATACCACCAAGAATCTCCGCTACAGCCAGATCGCTCCTCTGACTATGTACGAAGAAAAGAACACCGCTTGCAACCTGCCTGCCCAGATCGACATCCATGCCGAAGAAGGCGCAGACATGAAGTTCCTCTTCGTTGCCAAGGGCGGTGGCTCTGCCAACAAGACTTACTACTGGCCCATGACCAAGGCCCTCCTCACCCCGAAGAACCTTGAAAAGTTCATCTCCGAAAAGGTGAAGACTCTCGGTACCGCTGCTTGCCCGCCGTACCATCTGGCCATCGTTATCGGCGGTACCTCTGCCGAAATGAATACCCACACCGTTAAGCTGGCTAGCTGCGGTTACTATGATGATCTTCCGACCACCGGTTCCGAAGGCGGCCGTATGTTCCGCGACGTGGAAATGGAAGAAAAGGTTCTCCACATCTGCCAGAAGACTGGCATCGGCGCTCAGTTCGGCGGTAAGTACCTGGTCCACGACGTTCGCGTGATCCGTTGCCCCCGTCATGCTGCAAGCTGCCCGGTTTCCATCGGCGTTTCCTGCTCTGCTGACCGCAACATCAAGGCTAAGATCGACGAAAACGGTCTGTGGCTCGAAAAGATGGAACACAATCCGGAACAGTACCTGCCGAAGGGCGAAGCAAAGATCGCCGCTGCAGTGGAAATCGACCTTGATCGTCCCATGAAGGATGTCTGCGCTGAACTGACCAAGTACCCGGTTGCAACTCGCCTGAACCTGAAGGGCACCATGATCGTGGCTCGCGACATGGCTCACGCCAAGATCGCAGAAATCCTGGACAAGCAGGAAGCCGGTCAGGAACTTTCCGACATCGAAAAGAAGGTTCTGGAAGTTGTTTCCAACCACCCGATTTACTACGCCGGTCCGGCTAAGACTCCGGAAGGCATGCCCACTGGTTCCTTCGGTCCTACTACTGCAGGCCGTATGGACCCGTACGTCATGCGCTTCCAGAGCAAGGGCCACTCCATGATCATGGTGGCTAAGGGCAACCGTTCTCAGGACGTTACCGACGCTTGCCAGAAGTTCGGCGGCTTCTACCTGGGCTCCATCGGTGGTCCGGCAGCAATCCTCGCTGAACAGAACATTCTGTCCAACGACATCGTGGCCTTCCCGGAACTGGGCATGGAAGCAATCCGCAAGATCACCATTAAGGACTTCCCCGCCTTTATCTTGGTCGACGATAAGGGTAATGATTTCTTTAAGGGTCTGCTGTAA